In Topomyia yanbarensis strain Yona2022 chromosome 2, ASM3024719v1, whole genome shotgun sequence, one DNA window encodes the following:
- the LOC131681797 gene encoding RING finger and CHY zinc finger domain-containing protein 1-like produces MADKEEKRVGCAHYKRRAKFVTPCCNKFYMCRYCHDENENHFFNRKTVTELICTECNTRQRVQAECEKCGVRFGRYTCLVCNLFDDEDRNQYHCDGCGICRVGGRGRFFHCEVCNMCLPVQLKVEGHRCVENVSRSNCPVCLDDIHTSRIPCHIPDCGHLLHRTCFEELLSSGHYACPTCQTSMMDMNQLWEYLDSEVAATPMPKEYENYCVDILCKDCHQESTVKFHVVGLKCTKCGAYNTCRTKTKTIETPTKCTNSNKSTSRSVNGESSSSSATSSSSSTTTTTTSAAADVAISSSSSDTPVASTSTALGTSPSPAVSSAAAAMSGNSSAPAATCTEHSSYNNSSNSNHEA; encoded by the exons ACACCTTGCTGCAATAAATTTTACATGTGTCGTTACTGTCACGATGAGAATGAAAACCATTTCTTCAACCGTAAAACAGTGACGGAACTGATTTGCACCGAGTGCAACACGCGACAACGAGTCCAGGCGGAGTGTGAGAAGTGTGGCGTGAGATTTGGACGG TATACCTGTCTTGTGTGCAATCTATTTGACGATGAAGATCGTAATCAATACCACTGTGATGGATGCGGTATCTGTCGAGTTGGCGGACGGGGTCGTTTCTTCCACTGCGAAGTATGCAACATGTGTTTGCCGGTACAGCTGAAAGTTGAAGGCCACAGG TGCGTCGAGAATGTTTCGCGATCCAACTGTCCTGTCTGCCTGGACGATATTCATACATCGCGCATTCCCTGCCATATTCCTGACTGTGGGCATCTGCTGCATCGGACATGCTTCGAGGAGTTG CTTTCTTCGGGTCACTATGCTTGTCCAACATGTCAGACTTCCATGATGGACATGAACCAGTTGTGGGAGTACCTTGATTCGGAAGTAGCAGCTACGCCAATGCCAAAGGAGTACGAAAACTATTGCGTTGATATTCTTTGCAAAGATTGTCATCAG GAATCAACCGTAAAGTTTCACGTAGTTGGACTGAAGTGCACCAAATGCGGCGCCTACAATACTTGCCGAACAAAGACTAAAACCATCGAAACGCCCACCAAATGCACAAACAGCAACAAGA GCACGTCCCGGTCGGTGAACGGAGAAAGCAGCAGCAGTTCAGCGACAAGTTCTTCTTCCTCCACTACTACCACGACGACTTCAGCTGCTGCAGATGTGGCGATTAGCTCGAGCAGCAGCGATACACCAGTTGCATCCACTTCCACTGCACTCGGGACGTCGCCCAGTCCGGCTGTGTCCAGTGCAGCAGCGGCGATGTCGGGAAACTCAAGCGCTCCTGCCGCCACATGTACGGAGCATTCCTCGTATAACAACAGTAGTAATAGCAATCATGAAGCTTAG